GAGGGGGTCTTCGTGAAGCTGGCCGAGTCTCCAGAGTTTGTTAGGCTCAGCACAGCGGCTGACATAGCCTTAGGCTTTAGCCAAGGCCTCCTCCATAGAGGAGCTCAGCTCTACTGCATAAACCTCCTCCTACACTTCATAGACGGGTGTAGGGCTAACTGCCTATACTGCGGCCAG
This region of Candidatus Nezhaarchaeota archaeon genomic DNA includes:
- a CDS encoding radical SAM protein, whose protein sequence is MKLAESPEFVRLSTAADIALGFSQGLLHRGAQLYCINLLLHFIDGCRANCLYCGQARGSVGEAACKTLIRVEWPLRSLEEVEARLRAAIRGGGFLRPYR